GCGTTTGCCAAATTCATCATTGATCCTGCCCAATCAACGGGCATTGCCTCTCGCGTCATAACCTGCAGCGACTGCTCATGGGCCGCAATCGCATCTTCGATGTTTTGGGCTCGGTCGCCTCGGATGCGGTCAGCATAAGCAAGTGCCAGATTATTCATTGATGCTGCCCACTTGATGGGCATCGACTCTCGCGTCCTCACCTGCAACGACTGCCCATAGACATTGATCGCCTCCTCAATATTTTGCGCTCGGTCGCCTTGGATGCGGGAATAGTAAGCGGCTGCCAGATTATTCATTGATGTTGCCCATTCCACAGGCATCGCCTCCCGTGTTATCACCTGCAACGACTCCTGGTACGCATTGATCGCCTCCTCAATATTCTCTACGCGATCGCCTCGGATACGTTCAGCGTAAGCGTTTGCCAGATTCATCATCGATATTGCCCAATCGACGGGCATTGCCTCCCGCGTTCTCACCTGCAACGACTGCCCATAGGCATTGATCGCCTCCTCAATATTTTGCGCTCGGTTACCCTGGATGCGGTTACGGTGAGCGTTTGCTAGATTATTCATTGATTCTGCCCAATCGATAGGCATCGTCTCCCGCGTTCTCACCTGCAACAACTGCTGATAGGCCGCGATGCCCAACTCCAGATTGAGCCAGCGTATTCCCAAGGGAAACTGATTAATCAAATTGCCAAATTCTTCTAAAACCGCCGCTATGGAGATACGCTGCTCTGTATCCCCCTCCAATAGTTGAGCAGCGACAGTGGGTAAGACTGCTAGTAGATCTGCATTGAACTGTGTCTGCTGCTGTCCCCATAGAGGATAGATCTGCTGTGGATCAAAATGCTTATCCACAATCAGTAGCAACGTCTCTAGCAAAAACTGGCGGACGGCTTCTG
The nucleotide sequence above comes from Leptolyngbya sp. CCY15150. Encoded proteins:
- a CDS encoding tetratricopeptide repeat protein — translated: MDEQRSQAYVALIEQLLNCPQGQEGELLQAHSDLLDAGLLEAMEQVATYLESQGSGKAQRLHDFAAQLAPSLGLEISSQQETEAVRQFLLETLLLIVDKHFDPQQIYPLWGQQQTQFNADLLAVLPTVAAQLLEGDTEQRISIAAVLEEFGNLINQFPLGIRWLNLELGIAAYQQLLQVRTRETMPIDWAESMNNLANAHRNRIQGNRAQNIEEAINAYGQSLQVRTREAMPVDWAISMMNLANAYAERIRGDRVENIEEAINAYQESLQVITREAMPVEWATSMNNLAAAYYSRIQGDRAQNIEEAINVYGQSLQVRTRESMPIKWAASMNNLALAYADRIRGDRAQNIEDAIAAHEQSLQVMTREAMPVDWAGSMMNLANAHRNRIQGDRAQNIEEAINAYEQSLQVMTRESMPIDWAALMNNQQSQLLSLVRRN